The following coding sequences are from one Panicum hallii strain FIL2 chromosome 5, PHallii_v3.1, whole genome shotgun sequence window:
- the LOC112894413 gene encoding glutamate synthase 1 [NADH], chloroplastic isoform X1, with product MSTAQGTALKSAPMGAGRRARRGRPVAAPYRSGWQAYGGVSLEGSGFLGGVQRTEERVAPRAHRAASRDAEVVRPLSKLPDSNIGLYDPSFERDACGVGFVAELSGDYKRETVNDAIEMLERMAHRGACGCEKNTGDGAGIMVALPHDFFKEATKDAGFELPPPGEYGVGMFFMPTDEKRREKGKTEFKKVAESLGHVILGWRPVPTDNSDLGESALETEPAIEQVFITKSSSSEAEFEQQLYILRRLSIRSIRAALDIRRGGERDFYMCSLSSRTIVYKGQLKPCQLKGYYYADLGHENFTSYMALVHSRFSTNTFPSWDRAQPMRVLGHNGEINTLKGNKNWMTAREGLLEAEKLGLSKEQLAILLPIVDATSSDSGAFDNVLELLVRGGRSMPEAVMMMIPEAWQNDANMEPEKKALYEFLSALMEPWDGPALISFTDGRYLGATLDRNGLRPGRFYVTHSGRVIMGSEVGVVDVPPEDVLRKGRLNPGMMLLVDFENHTVVDDEALKSQYSKAHPYGEWLKRQKLYLKDIVESVPEADRVPPSISSSSPNMEQQKNVTKEHVGVNGIMTPLKAFGYTVEALEMLLLPMAKDGVEALGSMGNDTPLAVMSNREKLTFEYFKQMFAQVTNPPIDPIREKIVTSMECMIGPEGDLLETTEKQCNRLALKGPLVSIDEMEAMKKMNYRGWRSKVLDITYPKKSGRKGLEETLDRICAEAREAIRQGYTILVLSDRGFSSDRVAASSLLAVGAVHQHLIANLERTRIGLLIESAEPREVHHFCTLVGFGADAICPYLAIEAIWCLQNDGKIPPNGDGQSYSKEELVKKYFYASNYGMMKVLAKMGISTLASYKGAQIFEALGLSSEVIDKCFEGTPSRIEGATFEMLARDALRLHELAFPSRTPPPGSADAKALPNPGDYHWRKNGEVHLNDPLAIGKLQEAARVNSRAAYKEYSKRIQELNKTCNLRGMLKFKDITEKISLDEVEPASEIVKRFCTGAMSYGSISLEAHTALAMAMNKLGGKSNTGEGGEQPSRMEPLPDGSMNPKRSAIKQVASGRFGVSSYYLTNADELQIKMAQGAKPGEGGELPGHKVIGDIAVTRHSTAGVGLISPPPHHDIYSIEDLAQLIHDLKNSNPGARISVKLVSEAGVGVVASGVVKGHADHVLISGHDGGTGASRWTGIKNAGLPWELGLAETHQTLVANGLRGRAVLQTDGQLKTGRDVAVACLLGAEEFGFSTAPLITLGCIMMRKCHMNTCPVGIATQDPVLRAKFAGEPEHVINFFFMLAEELREIMANLGFRTITEMVGRSDMLEVDREVVKSNEKLENIDLSLILKSAAEIRPGAAQYCVEKQDHGLDMALDNKLIDLSRTAIEKQVRVFIETPIQNTNRAVGTMLSHEVTKRYHMNGLPAGTIHVKFTGSAGQSFGAFLCPGITLELEGDSNDYVGKGLSGGKIVVYPPRNSSFSPEDNIVIGNVALYGATKGEAYFNGMAAERFCVRNSGAQAVVEGIGDHGCEYMTGGTVVILGKTGRNFAAGMSGGIAYIYDVDGKFSSRCNNELVDLYPVEEEDDIITLKMMIEQHRRNTESVLARDILSDFNNLLPKFLKVYPRDYKRVLENMKVEKAAARPAKDPKMTNGISVTTKKVQPDQSASRPTRVANAKKYRGFISYERESISYRDPKERVKDWKEVAIESTPGPLLNTQSARCMDCGTPFCHQESSGAGCPLGNKIPEFNELVHQNRWREALDRLLETNNFPEFTGRVCPAPCEGSCVLGIIENPVSIKSIECAIIDKGFEEGWMVPRPPLQRTGKKVAIVGSGPSGLAAADQLNKMGHFVTVFERADRIGGLMMYGVPNMKTDKIGIVQRRVNLMAEEGVTFVVNANVGSDPLYSIERLRSENDAVILACGATKPRDLTIPGRELSGVHFAMEFLHANTKSLLDSNLEDGNYISAKGKKVVVIGGGDTGTDCIGTSIRHGCSSLVNLELLSKPPSKRAADNPWPQWPRIFRVDYGHQEAATKFGKDPRTYEVMTKRFIGDENGKVKALEVVRVKWEKVDGRFQLKEIEGSEEIIEADLILLAMGFLGPEATIADKLGLEKDNRSNFKAQFGDFATSVDGVFAAGDCRRGQSLVVWAITEGRQAAAAVDKYLTANDQNAAGDITPSGAGLVQPVAA from the exons ATGTCGACGGCGCAAGGGACAGCGTTGAAGTCGGCGCCGATGGGCGCAGGCCGTCGGGCCCGGCGCGGCCGGCCCGTGGCGGCGCCGTACCGTTCCGGTTGGCAAGCCTACGGTGGCGTGTCTCTCGAGGGCAGCGGGTTCCtcggcggcgtgcagcgcacCGAGGAGCGCGTAGCGCCGCGGGCGCACCGCGCGGCGTCGCGCGACGCCGAGGTCGTTAGGCCGCTCTCGAAGCTCCCGGACAGCAACATTGGTCTCTACGACCCCTCTTTCGAGCGTGACGCGTGCGGCGTTGGGTTTGTCGCTGAGCTTTCTGGCGATTACAAACGCGAGACT GTCAATGATGCTATTGAGATGCTTGAGAGAATGGCGCACCGTGGTGCCTGCGGCTGTGAGAAGAACACTGGAGATGGTGCAGGCATCATGGTTGCTCTGCCACATGACTTCTTCAAAGAG GCCACAAAGGATGCTGGATTTGAGCTACCGCCACCAGGCGAGTATGGTGTTGGAATGTTCTTCATGCCAACAGATGAAAAACGTCGTGAGAAGGGCAAAACAGAGTTTAAGAAG GTTGCAGAATCGCTGGGCCATGTAATACTCGGGTGGCGGCCTGTTCCAACTGACAACTCAGACTTGGGTGAATCTGCACTTGAGACCGAGCCAGCCATTGAGCAGGTTTTCATTACCAAGAGTTCCAGTTCAGAGGCTGAGTTTGAGCAACAG CTATATATTCTTAGGAGACTCTCCATCAGGTCTATCCGAGCTGCTCTGGATATTCGACGTGGAGGGGAGAGGGATTTCTACATGTGCTCTCTATCTTCAAG GACTATTGTGTACAAGGGCCAGCTTAAGCCATGCCAACTTAAGGGGTACTACTATGCAGACCTAGGTCATGAAAACTTCACAAGTTATATGGCTCTG GTTCACTCAAGGTTCTCCACGAACACCTTTCCCAGCTGGGACCGTGCACAGCCAATGCGTGTTTTAGGCCATAATGGAGAAATCAATACCCTTAAAGGAAACAAGAATTG GATGACAGCACGTGAGGGTCTCTTAGAGGCTGAGAAGCTTGGCTTATCAAAGGAGCAGCTGGCGATACTTCTACCAATTGTGGATGCTACCTCTTCAGACTCAG GTGCATTTGATAACGTTCTTGAGCTTCTTGTCCGAGGTGGGCGAAGCATGCCAGAAGCTGTGATGATGATGATCCCCGAGGCATGGCAGAATGATGCAAATATGGAACCTGAAAAGAAAGCTCTATATGAATTCCTGTCAGCACTTATGGAGCCTTGGGATGGACCTGCTCTAATATCTT TTACTGATGGCCGCTACCTTGGAGCTACCCTGGACCGCAATGGTTTGAGGCCCGGTCGATTTTATGTGACCCACAGTGGACGTGTGATCATGGGAAGTGAAGTTGGTGTTGTTGATGTTCCTCCTGAAGATGTGCTGAGAAAGGGCAGGCTAAACCCTGGAATGATGCTATTGGTTGATTTTGAGAATCACACTGTAGTGGATGATGAAGCTCTGAAATCACAATACTCTAAAGCTCATCCATATGGTGAATGGCTCAAGAGACAAAAGCTATACCTTAAAGATATTGTAGAATCTGTGCCCGAAGCAGATAGAGTTCCTCCAAGCATTTCTAGCTCTTCTCCA AATATGGAGCAGCAgaagaatgtgaccaaggagcATGTTGGTGTCAATGGAATTATGACCCCATTGAAGGCCTTCGG GTACACGGTAGAAGCCCTGGAAATGTTGCTGCTGCCAATGGCTAAGGATGGAGTGGAAGCTCTTGGCTCCATGGGAAACGATACACCACTTGCAGTGATGTCAAACAGGGAGAAGCTGACTTTTGAGTACTTCAAGCAGATGTTTGCACAAGTTACAAACCCACCAATTGACCCTATTAGAGAGAAAATCGTAACATCTATGGAGTGTATGATTGGCCCAGAAGGTGACTTGCTGGAAACAACCGAAAAACAATGCAACCGCCTTGCCCTTAAAGGTCCTTTGGTTTCTATTGACGAAATGGAAGCTATGAAAAAGATGAATTACCGTGGTTGGCGAAGCAAGGTGCTTGACATAACTTATCCGAAGAAGTCTGGAAGGAAGGGCCTTGAAGAAACTTTGGACAGAATTTGCGCTGAAGCTCGTGAAGCCATACGCCAAGGCTACACTATTTTGGTTCTCTCAGATAGAG GATTTTCCTCAGACCGTGTTGCTGCCAGTTCTCTCTTAGCAGTTGGAGCAGTACATCAGCACCTTATTGCAAATCTCGAGAGAACACGTATAGGATTGCTGATTGAGTCAGCTGAACCTCGTGAAGTGCACCATTTCTGCACCCTGGTTGGATTTGGCGCTGATGCTATATGCCCGTATTTGGCTATTGAAGCAATTTGGTGCTTGCAGAATGATGGGAAGATTCCTCCTAATGGAGATGGGCAATCCTACTCAAAGGAAGAGCTGGTGAAGAAGTATTTCTATGCTTCTAACTATGGAATGATGAAAGTTCTTGCAAAGATGGGAATATCCACCCTTGCATCCTACAAAGGTGCTCAGATTTTTGAAGCTCTTGGTCTTTCTTCCGAAGTGATTGACAAGTGTTTTGAAGGTACACCTAGCAGAATTGAGGGTGCAACATTTGAAATGCTTGCACGGGATGCTCTCCGTCTTCATGAGTTAGCTTTCCCATCAAGAACCCCTCCACCTGGCAGTGCAGACGCAAAGGCCCTTCCCAACCCAGGGGACTACCACTGGAGGAAAAATGGTGAAGTCCACCTCAACGACCCACTTGCAATTGGTAAATTACAAGAAGCAGCTAGAGTCAACAGCCGGGCAGCATACAAAGAATACTCAAAGCGAATTCAGGAGCTCAACAAGACCTGCAATCTACGTGGCATGCTGAAATTTAAAGATATCACTGAAAAGATATCTTTGGATGAGGTTGAACCTGCAAGTGAAATAGTGAAACGTTTTTGTACTGGAGCAATGAGTTATGGGTCTATTTCATTGGAAGCACATACTGCCCTTGCTATGGCAATGAACAAACTTGGAGGCAAATCAAATACAG GTGAGGGAGGGGAACAGCCGTCTCGTATGGAACCACTTCCTGATGGTTCAATGAACCCAAAACGAAGTGCAATCAAGCAAGTTGCTAGTGGACGGTTCGGAGTTTCCAGCTATTACCTGACTAATGCAGATGAGCTGCAGATAAAAATGGCTCAG GGTGCTAAGCCTGGTGAAGGTGGTGAGCTTCCAGGTCACAAGGTTATTGGTGACATTGCTGTCACAAGACATTCTACAGCTGGTGTAGGACTCATTAGCCCTCCTCCTCATCATGATATATATTCAATTGAGGATCTTGCACAGCTTATACATGATCTTAAG AATTCAAACCCTGGAGCCCGTATCAGTGTGAAACTAGTCTCGGAGGCTGGAGTTGGAGTTGTTGCTAGTGGTGTTGTAAAAGGGCATGCAGATCATGTTCTTATTTCTGGACATGATGGAGGCACGGGAGCTTCAAGATGGACAGGTATCAAGAATGCTGGACTTCCATGGGAACTTGGATTGGCTGAGACACATCAAACTCTGGTAGCAAATGGGCTTCGCGGTCGTGCTGTTctgcaaacagatggacagTTAAAGACTGGTAGAGATGTTGCtgttgcttgcttgcttggtGCAGAGGAATTTGGTTTCAGCACTGCCCCACTGATCACACTTGGCTGTATTATGATGCGAAAATGCCACATGAACACTTGTCCTGTTGGTATAGCTACTCAAGACCCAGTGCTTCGAGCAAAGTTTGCTGGAGAACCAGAACATGTCATTAACTTTTTCTTCATGCTTGCCGAAGAGCTAAGAGAAATCATGGCAAACCTTGGGTTCCGCACCATCACTGAAATGGTTGGACGCTCTGATATGCTTGAAGTTGATCGAGAAGTGGTGAAGAGCAATGAGAAACTTGAGAACATTGATCTCTCACTGATCTTGAAGTCAGCTGCAGAGATTCGTCCAGGTGCTGCTCAGTACTGTGTTGAGAAGCAAGATCATGGCCTTGACATGGCATTGGATAACAAACTAATAGATTTGTCAAGAACTGCTATTGAAAAGCAAGTTCGTGTTTTCATTGAGACTCCAATCCAGAACACGAATCGAGCAGTTGGAACTATGCTCAGTCATGAAGTCACTAAACGTTATCATATGAATGGATTGCCTGCTGGTACAATTCATGTGAAGTTCActggaagtgccggtcaaagtTTTGGCGCTTTTCTCTGTCCTGGAATCACTCTTGAATTAGAAGGAGACAGCAATGATTATGTTGGTAAAGGATTGTCTGGTGGAAAAATTGTTGTGTACCCGCCAAGGAACAGTTCATTTAGCCCAGAGGACAATATTGTCATTGGTAATGTAGCTCTATATGGTGCTACCAAGGGAGAGGCGTATTTCAATGGTATGGCAGCAGAAAGGTTTTGTGTTCGAAACTCAGGTGCTCAAGCAGTGGTTGAAGGAATTGGGGATCATGGATGCGAGTACATGACTGGAGGTACTGTGGTTATCCTTGGAAAAACAGGACGGAACTTTGCTGCTGGGATGAGTGGAGGAATTGCTTATATTTATGATGTTGATGGGAAATTCAGTTCTCGCTGCAACAATGAGTTAGTTGATCTATATCCTGTGGAGGAAGAGGATGACATCATCACATTGAAAATGATGATTGAACAACATCGACGCAACACTGAGAGTGTTTTAGCCAGAGACATACTCTCTGACTTTAATAATCTTCTTCCAAAATTTTTAAAAGTATATCCAAGGGATTATAAGAGGGTTTTGGAAAACATGAAAGTGGAAAAGGCTGCTGCTAGGCCCGCAAAGGATCCTAAGATGACAAATGGTATTTCTGTGACAACCAAG AAAGTACAACCTGATCAGTCAGCTAGCCGACCAACACGTGTTGCCAATGCCAAAAAGTACCGGGGTTTTATTTCATATGAGCGAGAGAGTATTTCTTACCGAGATCCAAAAGAGCGTGTTAAAGATTGGAAGGAAGTTGCGATTGAGTCAACACCTGGCCCACTATTAAACACGCAATCTGCTCGCTGTATGGATTGTGGAACTCCTTTCTGTCATCAG GAAAGCTCAGGTGCTGGCTGTCCGCTTGGAAATAAGATCCCAGAGTTCAATGAATTAGTACACCAGAATAGATGGCGTGAAGCATTGGATCGATTACTAGAGACGAACAATTTCCCAGAATTTACTGGACGAGTTTGCCCTGCTCCTTGTGAGGGGTCATGTGTTCTTGGGATCATTGAAAATCCAGTGTCTATCAAAAGCATAGAATGTGCAATCATTGACAAAGGTTTTGAAGAGGGATGGATGGTACCACGGCCTCCACTTCAAAGAACAGG AAAGAAGGTGGCCATTGTTGGTAGTGGACCATCTGGTTTGGCTGCCGCGGATCAACTTAACAAAATGGGCCATTTTGTAACTGTGTTTGAGCGTGCAGACCGTATCGGAGGTTTAATGATGTATGGTGTGCCAAACATGAAGACAGACAAGATCGGAATTGTTCAACGCCGTGTTAATTTAATGGCTGAAGAGGGTGTCACTTTTGTGGTGAATGCTAATGTTGGTAGTGATCCTTTATACTCAATTGAACGTCTACGTTCTGAGAATGATGCAGTTATTTTGGCTTGTGGAGCAACAAAACCAAG GGATCTCACCATTCCTGGACGTGAGCTATCAGGTGTTCATTTTGCTATGGAATTTCTCCATGCAAATACCAAAAGTTTACTTGACAGCAACCTTGAGGATGGTAATTACATATCTGCCAAGGGGAAAAAAGTGGTGGTTATTGGTGGAGGTGATACAGGCACAGATTGCATTGGTACATCTATTAGGCATGGTTGCAGCAGTCTTGTAAATCTTGAACTTCTGTCTAAACCACCAAGCAAGAGAGCTGCTGATAACCCGTGGCCTCAG TGGCCAAGAATTTTCCGTGTTGACTATGGGCATCAAGAAGCTGCTACCAAATTCGGGAAGGATCCAAGAACTTATGAAGTCATGACAAAGCGTTTCATTGGAGATGAAAATGGCAAGGTGAAGGCCCTTGAGGTAGTGCGTGTGAAGTGGGAGAAAGTAGATGGAAGATTTCAACTCAAGGAGATCGAAGGATCAGAAGAAATCATTGAGGCTGATCTTATCCTCCTAGCTATGGGATTCCTGGGTCCTGAAGCG ACTATCGCTGACAAACTGGGTCTGGAGAAGGACAACAGATCAAACTTCAAAGCTCAGTTTGGAGACTTCGCCACCAGTGTTGATGGCGTTTTCGCAGCTGGGGACTGCAGACGTGGACAATCACTGGTGGTTTGGGCCATCACGGAGGGGCGGCAGGCTGCTGCAGCGGTGGATAAGTACTTGACAGCGAACGATCAGAATGCTGCAGGCGACATCACCCCTTCTGGCGCAGGTCTCGTTCAGCCGGTTGCCGCATAA